CGCCTTGGGGACGTGCGAGCGGCTCTTGGCAAAGGCGGGCGGGTCCAGGACGATAACGTCGAAGCGCTCGCCGGCATCCGCGAGCTCGCGCAGAACCTCGAAGGCATTGCCCTGACGCGCCGTCACGTTGCCCAGGCCGCCCCGTGCCGCGCCCGCCAGGGTGGCCCCCAGGGCCGCCTCGCTCGAGTCCACGGCCAGGACGCTGTCGGCGCGCCTGGCGAGTTGCAGCGCGAAACCGCCCTGGTAAGAGAAGACGTCGAGCGCCCGGCCCCGGGCGAGCGTCCCCGCCAGGACGTGGTTCTCGCGCTGATCCAAGAACGCGCCGGTCTTCTGGCCGGTGTAGGGCGAGGCGAGCAGGGTGACCGCGCCCTCGCGGTAGAAGATCCTCTCGGGCACCTCGCCGTGGTAGCGGTCGATGCGCCGCTCGAGGCCCTCTAAGGCCCGCACCGGCGAGTCGTTGCGGCCCAGGATGCCCTGGGGCCGGTAGGCCTCCCGCAGCCTCTCCAGCACCACCGGCAAGAAGGGCTCTAAAGCCGCCGCGTGCAGCTGCACGACGAGATTCTCGCCGTAGCGGTCCACCGTCAGGCCGGGCAGGCCGTCCGCCTCGCCGTGAACCACGCGGTAGGCCTCGAAGCCATGGACGACGCGGGCGCGGTGGGCGACGGCCGCGCCCACTCTGTCGCTGAAAAAGGCCTCATCGACGGGTGCCTCGCGGGTCGT
The Deinococcota bacterium genome window above contains:
- a CDS encoding class I SAM-dependent rRNA methyltransferase, which translates into the protein MRIAITSRGMARLRQGHLWVFFSDVKKLTGSPERPALVTAVSKGGELIGQGLYNPASKIAFRLLTTREAPVDEAFFSDRVGAAVAHRARVVHGFEAYRVVHGEADGLPGLTVDRYGENLVVQLHAAALEPFLPVVLERLREAYRPQGILGRNDSPVRALEGLERRIDRYHGEVPERIFYREGAVTLLASPYTGQKTGAFLDQRENHVLAGTLARGRALDVFSYQGGFALQLARRADSVLAVDSSEAALGATLAGAARGGLGNVTARQGNAFEVLRELADAGERFDVIVLDPPAFAKSRSHVPKALAAYKEINLRALKALHPGGRLLSASCSYHVGDEAFYTMLADAAADASRRLRVLARRGQASCHPEILGVPESRYLKLAVLEVTDA